The Sulfuricaulis sp. genome has a window encoding:
- a CDS encoding type II toxin-antitoxin system RelE/ParE family toxin: MRVIWTPEAQAHLDSIYYYLKRDAPFYANGVVDKLTRRSEQLIRHPRSGRIVPKYDDENLREIIVHPYRLIYRLKPDYIDIIAVFHGAQQLPESL, from the coding sequence ATGAGGGTCATCTGGACCCCCGAGGCGCAAGCCCACCTCGATAGTATCTACTACTACCTTAAACGCGATGCGCCGTTCTACGCCAACGGCGTGGTCGATAAACTCACGCGCCGCTCTGAACAGCTGATTCGGCATCCGCGCTCGGGGCGCATCGTGCCCAAATACGATGACGAAAACCTGCGCGAGATCATCGTCCACCCGTATCGACTGATTTATCGTCTCAAACCCGATTACATCGACATCATCGCCGTCTTCCACGGCGCGCAGCAACTGCCCGAGTCGTTGTAA
- the secB gene encoding protein-export chaperone SecB, which translates to MEQNQEQKIVFNIEKIYIKDVSYEAPGVPMAFSQAQGAGAEIGVQLGLDHNVLSSEQGLYEVVITATATAKRENKNIFLVEVKQAGIFRIGGVDRDTLQRALEITCANVIFPFAREAINDFVEKGGFPQLLISPINFEALYEQKQSASAPASQPSIN; encoded by the coding sequence GTGGAACAGAATCAGGAACAGAAAATCGTTTTCAATATAGAGAAGATATACATCAAGGATGTTTCTTACGAAGCGCCGGGTGTGCCAATGGCTTTCAGTCAGGCACAAGGTGCGGGAGCGGAAATTGGCGTGCAACTGGGACTGGACCACAATGTACTCAGTTCTGAGCAGGGCCTGTACGAAGTAGTGATCACGGCGACGGCCACTGCCAAGCGCGAGAACAAGAATATTTTCCTGGTGGAAGTAAAACAGGCAGGTATTTTTCGTATCGGCGGTGTTGACAGGGATACATTACAGCGCGCGCTTGAAATCACCTGCGCCAATGTAATATTCCCGTTTGCTCGCGAGGCGATTAATGACTTTGTCGAGAAGGGTGGATTCCCGCAGCTGCTGATCAGCCCGATTAATTTCGAGGCATTGTACGAGCAGAAGCAGTCAGCTTCAGCACCGGCAAGTCAACCAAGTATTAATTGA
- a CDS encoding NAD(P)H-dependent glycerol-3-phosphate dehydrogenase yields MSSAKKNAIAVLGAGSWGTALALLLTRNGHAALLWGNDPAGQARLEQERENRAYLPGIPFPEKLHPVELLTDAAKDTSRFLIAVPSHAFRATLKALQPLLPEQAILAWATKGLEPGSGKLLSQVAVEALGNRHSLAVVSGPTFAREVALNLPSALTVASESEATSEAVASWLRNDRVRVYTSRDVAGVQWGGAIKNVMAIAAGISDGLGFGSNARAALITRGLAELTRLGIAMGGQKETFMGLAGAGDLILTCTDNASRNRRVGLALGQGKKLPDILSELGQEAEGVATARELYQLAKRLNVEMPITTQVYRVLYENLSPQNAVEALLKREPRQE; encoded by the coding sequence ATGTCCTCAGCCAAGAAGAATGCCATCGCTGTATTGGGAGCTGGATCCTGGGGCACGGCGCTGGCGCTGCTGCTCACGCGCAATGGCCATGCGGCATTGCTCTGGGGCAATGACCCAGCAGGCCAGGCGCGGCTGGAGCAGGAGCGTGAAAATCGTGCCTACCTCCCGGGAATTCCCTTTCCCGAGAAGCTTCATCCCGTTGAATTGCTTACCGATGCCGCGAAAGACACCTCGCGTTTCCTGATTGCCGTCCCCAGTCACGCTTTTCGTGCCACGCTCAAAGCACTGCAACCACTCCTGCCCGAGCAAGCCATCCTGGCGTGGGCCACCAAGGGGCTGGAACCCGGAAGCGGAAAATTGTTGAGCCAGGTCGCGGTGGAAGCACTCGGTAACCGGCATTCACTCGCCGTGGTATCGGGGCCCACGTTTGCGCGCGAGGTAGCGCTTAACCTGCCGTCAGCGCTGACGGTCGCTTCGGAAAGCGAGGCCACATCGGAAGCAGTGGCTTCGTGGTTGCGCAACGACCGGGTGCGCGTCTATACCAGTCGCGATGTTGCTGGCGTGCAGTGGGGGGGCGCTATCAAAAATGTCATGGCCATTGCCGCGGGCATCAGCGACGGCCTCGGGTTCGGTTCGAATGCCCGCGCGGCGCTTATCACCCGCGGGTTGGCGGAGCTCACGCGCCTCGGTATCGCCATGGGCGGACAAAAGGAAACCTTCATGGGGCTTGCCGGCGCCGGCGATCTGATACTGACCTGCACCGACAATGCCTCGCGCAACCGCCGCGTCGGTTTGGCGCTGGGGCAGGGGAAAAAACTGCCGGACATCCTTTCCGAGCTTGGCCAGGAAGCCGAGGGCGTGGCCACCGCGCGCGAACTATATCAGCTCGCGAAGCGATTGAATGTCGAAATGCCCATCACCACGCAGGTGTATCGCGTTCTGTATGAGAATCTGTCGCCCCAGAATGCCGTGGAAGCACTTCTCAAGCGCGAACCGAGGCAGGAATGA
- a CDS encoding rhodanese-like domain-containing protein encodes MTQFVINNWYLFVALGVICFLLAAGPISQKMYGIKNANAAQTVQLLNRENGVVVDVCEPKEFSAGHVPNAINFPLSSMKDRLRDLDKYKNKPVIVSCRSGNRSMKGAVLLRKHGFPTVYNLSGGLQAWERDNLPVEK; translated from the coding sequence ATGACACAGTTCGTTATCAATAATTGGTATCTGTTCGTTGCGCTTGGCGTGATTTGTTTCCTGCTGGCAGCTGGCCCCATCAGCCAGAAAATGTACGGCATCAAAAACGCCAACGCCGCACAGACGGTGCAATTGTTGAATCGCGAGAACGGTGTGGTGGTGGATGTGTGCGAGCCCAAGGAGTTCAGCGCCGGTCATGTCCCGAACGCGATCAATTTTCCGTTGTCATCGATGAAAGACCGACTGCGCGATCTTGATAAATACAAAAACAAACCGGTCATTGTGAGTTGCCGCAGCGGCAATCGCTCCATGAAGGGGGCGGTTCTCCTGCGCAAACACGGCTTTCCCACGGTGTACAACCTTTCTGGCGGACTCCAGGCGTGGGAGCGGGATAATTTGCCAGTGGAGAAGTGA
- the grxC gene encoding glutaredoxin 3, with protein sequence MAKVLIYGSRLCPYCRMAERLLEKKGIQAEKVMVDENSARRDEMTRRAGRTSVPQIFIGETYVGGYAELAVLERTGQLDAMLNSCERNIRDE encoded by the coding sequence CTGGCGAAGGTGCTGATATATGGCAGCCGCCTCTGCCCCTATTGCCGAATGGCGGAGCGATTGCTGGAAAAAAAGGGAATTCAGGCCGAGAAAGTGATGGTGGACGAAAATTCGGCGCGCCGAGATGAGATGACCCGCCGCGCGGGTCGGACCAGTGTGCCGCAGATATTCATTGGTGAAACGTACGTGGGCGGGTATGCAGAGCTCGCGGTGCTGGAGCGCACAGGTCAACTGGACGCGATGCTCAATTCATGTGAGCGCAATATCAGAGACGAATAA